A window of Pseudochaenichthys georgianus chromosome 11, fPseGeo1.2, whole genome shotgun sequence genomic DNA:
TAAATGCAAGTGTTGATGTAACTATTTAAAAACAACGTATGCAGGAATGGCTTGTGTTTGGCTGTTAACAGCTGTTGTGTATCTTCTGACAGGATGCTGGAGAGCCACATTGATAAAGTTCTTGCAGGACGAACTGGAGTTCGCTTCTTCTTCCCTCTCTGTGGGAAAGCTGTAGATATGAAGTGGTATGAAACAAATGTACTTTATCCAGTTCGAACAATTGCAGTTGGTGTTTTCAGTTTTCATTTCTGCttaaaataaaaaggcagtTCCTATTAAAAATGTATATCCACCCTATAGTGAAAACATTTAGCTCAGCATGCCCCTGAATTCCTTCTACTGTTTAAATCTCAGGCTAGCAGACATGGGCCACTCGGTGGTTGGGGTGGAGATATCTGAAAAGGCTATAAAACAGTTCTTTGAGGACAACAATATGACCTACAGTGAGGAGCCTGTCCCTGCCCTACCTGGAGCAAAGGTTTTCAAGGTAGGGTATCAATACATTTCTTTGACACATTGTAAGAGAAGAATGGATTTAATTCCAGATCTGCAAACACGAGGATCCTATTCAGGGGATAAACAGACTTCATAATTAACCAGGTCTtcttttattttggtaaaatGTGCATTATTGTTGCATGGGAAATAAGAATAGTTGACAAAAGTCTGCACTTTGTAACGACAaaactttgacaaaaaataataaaaatcatAACCTTATGTACCAGTATAAATCAAGATATTGGACCCAAAAGTAGGATTTTGTCGTTACACAAATTGACAACATTGATAACCCCCCTTTGTCTTTGTTCCACAGGGCTCAGAGAGAAATATCTCCCTGTATCAATCTGACCTGTACAACTTCTCCAGGTTAGCGTGTGTTTATTACATTTGAAGATGTTCAATTATTTGTACGGGTGAatttttaaaacacattttcttttcctttgTACAGCACCATTGGGGGTCATTTTGGGGTCATTTGGGACAGGGGATCTCTAGTGGCCATCAACCCAAGAGACAGAGAAAAGTAAGATGAGGAAAAACACATCAGATTGGTTTTattcaaaaaacattttgtttatttgaaaaatgtGACAGCTTGTGACCTTTTACATTTGAAACCCATTAAAAGCACtgtatcatttacataattctaTAACAGATGCTATAAGACCTCAGGTAGTTTATTATAGAAAACATAGTTTGGTCCAATTTGGAATAAAACTTCACATGCTCAATGTTGTCTgactttattctctctcacaataACACAGGTATGCTGCACTCATCATTTCTCTTATGGCCAAAGACTGCAGATACCTTTTGGATACGATGTTGTACAATCCTGAATTGTATGAAGGTAAATGTCCAGATTTTGGTGAGTTTGGTGAAAAATAAGATATATTTGTGACTGTGTTTGTCTTTTAGGTCCTCCCTTTTTGGTGCCTGACGACCAAGTGAACAGCCTGTTTGGTGAGTATTACTAAGAACAATCGAGTGCGTTTCTGTACTATCATTAACTATCAATGAGGCACCAAATAAATTAGGAAATGAAAAGGGGTGCAGTCAAAAGTGGTACTTAAATGTGTTACATGTTAGACTTTGGGGCCAACATTTATTTGCAGCTTTTAACAgtgcttttcttttcttcagGGAAAAGCTGTGACGTGGAACTGCTGGAGTCTTTTGATtctctgacagacagacagcgagGCTGGGGGCTGGACTATCTCGATGAACGTGTACATCTTATCACTCCAAAGAGCATTTAAACAAGTTTAGAGAGCTTAGAAAAGCAGATCTTAGGCATTTAAATGCAAAAACTGTTATTTTTTTGTAATGCTTACACATCTTTTTAATAGTAACATGCAATGCTGGTGGGGGAACAAATCTTCAAAGAAATATCATGTCAAGAGAATATTTTGAATGCCTGATTAAATAAAACGTATGTTATGACTAGATGTTGTGGCTTTATTTAAACCAGTTGGGCAGCTGTTGTGTATTATTGACTATATTAACAGTTAAAAATAGGACGTTTTATAAAAGCTATGAATGTAACTACAGTCAAAGCAAGGATAAAAGGTTGATGGGGATGGGGTCACAGATTGAACTGCACAGGGTTTTACATATTAAGAATAAATGTGGTTGGTTGGAAAATATCCTGTTGTTGATATGATGTAGTTTCTAATTCAAAAGCAGGTTAATAATACATAATGTGACAAGACAATCTTTGTTTTAATCAAGAGTTATCAGTCTCACATATTTCATTGCAGGTGCAGACAAAAGATGAATTAAAGTGTGATAAATCCTAGTAAGTGTTAATTGGGATCTTAGAGTGCTGAAAAGTGTACAAAAAAGGCAATGCTAATCACATAGGCTATAGGAAATTCTATTGTTTTTCGACCATGCGTTACAGCTGCGATTTCCCCAAGACAGAACTAATGTGTCATATACTGCAGAGGAAAATGTAAGCAACTTGTAAAATGAATCAAAGTCATTTAGTATCAAGCTGATGTTGAGCATTTGTTTTAAGGTTATATATTGACGTAATAACATGTATCACTACGTCGGGATGCAGCCTCTTCCACTATTGGTCGTTGCCTGGAAACAGTGCTCCTAACATTAGCAAACGCTAAAAGGAAGGAATGCTAGCtaacttgtaaaaagttttggACTCAACAATGTCGAAACATTCCGAGGAGCTACAACACGTAAGTAGCCGCATTGAGATGGACACACTTCAACAGTTTTACAAACGTTGTGAGACAAAAGCAGAACGTAAGACACGACACTTTACAAGTTTTCAGACAACTGTTAACAACTGGCTAACCTAGCCTACTACCTACCGGTGTTTGTGCAGCGCTTTTATTTCACGTTAACCGTCTAACATGTCCAAGTATCTTATTGTAGTAATGTTAATAGCCAatatttacaattcatattaaaGTGGCACATTTAAAGTGCTGTCTGACTTTTGGGAAATACCTTTCAGCCCTCAGGACGTTGGGTGTGGAGGGATGAAAGTCGAACAGTGGAGTTTGTCAGGTGAGCGCAGCTGGGCCTGATTACCAGCTACAGTAGCATGCACCTGCTAACAGTCACGAGACGTCGTTAAACTGTCTCGTGCacatctctctctttttgttctAGTCCAGCAGAGGAGTGTGTTTtgagaaaaaggaggcaaactAATGTCAATTTCAAAGAGCTTCAACAGCGAGCAGAGTGGTAAGGTCTACATTACAACaaggggccacatacagaaacatattatgggctgggccactcactacAGGTGAGGCATTGCCTCATAagttacattattacattacattacattgcatttagctgacgcttttatccaaagcgacaagTTAAGTTATtagttagcaaaatcaatcaaatatattataaataataataattgaacatggtgaaagaaaaagaaaaacagccTACATCACAGATTTATTTAGAATTATTTTCATTCTGTTGCAAAAAGTGTTGGCTGCTCATCCCTTAAAATAGAAGCCTCAGATTACTTTTTATAAGCTTGTTATGCAAATAAGTTATCTGGCTTTTTTATAATTAAGTTGTGTTCGAAAATGTGTTCAACTTTAATTGGTTGGATTTATTTGAAAATTGGGCTTACATGAATACCATGTAATAtacatttttttcatttaaGAATCAAAATATAAGACCAGCATAAATTACAAGTTGACGAAGGGCCGAAGTTGGCCCCGAGGGCCGTAGTTTCAACAACCCTGGTCTACAACAAGCAGCTTTCAGACGTTTTTCTTTATAAATTAAAGTCTTTGTCTACGTTATATAACTGTTTATAGTGGTTCGAAAAGCAAAATAAATGTAGCCTTATAATAACCAATCGTTTTTGTAAGTGCATACAATATTTTGCAATGGACTTTTTTCACAGTCAAACCTGCACATGTTCATCACTGCTAATATTTCCTATTGCTCAGGCTGGCTGAGATCTGCACGTTGAACCATAGAGGGCGCCAGAGCATTAGAAAGAGCCTGCGCCCTGCTCATCTGCATGCCTACAGGTCCTCTGTGATGAGGCGGCGAGGAGACTGCATTACAACTGATGATGTTAAACGCAAGTTTCAATATGTTGTTGAAGTCCTGACAATAATACTGTATGACTTGGGTCGGCTACGCTTCTGTCATGTTAAGCATTGGTAATTTGCTGAACTGATGCATTTTGGCATTAGATTACGTGCTCCATTTCTGTCAGAGCTTGTGCTTTTATCCCAACAGTGACACTCAAAGAACATTGACGTTTTGGGGTAGACTATACATTATTTTCTAGATTGGCTCATACATTTGTTATTTCCCAAATCAAGTTAAACATTAATTATTTATCTTAATATCAAATACAAAACTATACCTAACTTTGCTCTATGAAGGTTTTATTTTTGCCAAAGAGAGACATATTTGTATTCTCATTGCATGCTGGATGACCT
This region includes:
- the LOC117455639 gene encoding probable thiopurine S-methyltransferase; translation: MLAQQADRVMALGEWEERWQEDRIGFHQPHVHKMLESHIDKVLAGRTGVRFFFPLCGKAVDMKWLADMGHSVVGVEISEKAIKQFFEDNNMTYSEEPVPALPGAKVFKGSERNISLYQSDLYNFSSTIGGHFGVIWDRGSLVAINPRDREKYAALIISLMAKDCRYLLDTMLYNPELYEGPPFLVPDDQVNSLFGKSCDVELLESFDSLTDRQRGWGLDYLDERVHLITPKSI